ATCACCGGGCTGCGCACCATGAAGCGCGGATCGAGTTTCACGAAGGCGGCCCTCAGCGCGGCGCGCATCAGCGCCGGGGCGAACACGCCCCCCTTCGGGGTTTTCTGCGGCACAGCGGTCATTTCGTCACGTCCTTCACGAGGGTCAGGGGGGCCGGACTCCACTGCGGGCCAGTCAGGGACAGCACCTGACCGTCCCTCCGCTCCGTCCGTCCCGTCGGTTGCTGCTTGCTCCGCTCGGGGTCACATCCGGGACGTGACCCGCAAAGGGTCATCTGTTCCGCCACCGGGCCCAGCACCAGCGCCGGGGCGAAGTTCAGGAGCTGCAGCAGCAGCATCACGCTCAGGAGCATCCCGGCGAACACCGGCGTGTCCACCCGTAGCGTCCCGCTGCCTTCAGGCGCGGCGCGTTTGGCGGCCAGCAGGCCCGCGATCGCCAGCGGCCCCACGATCGGCAGGAAACGGGCCAGCAGCAGCACCAGCGCGCAGCTGAGGTTCCACCAGGGCGTGTTGTCGCCCAGACCCTCGAAGCCGCTGCCGTTGTTCGCGAACGCCGAGTTGTACTCGTACAGCACCTGCGACAGCCCGTGGAAGCCGGGGTTTGAGTTGGCCGTGACCGCCGGATTCGCCAGGGCCAGCGCCGTGAAGCCCAGCACCAGCAGCGGCTGCAGCAGCAGGATCAGTGACGCCAGCTTGATCTCGGGCGCCTCGATCTTCCGGCCGAACAGTTCCGGCGTGCGGCCCACCATCAGGCCCGCCACGAACACCGTCAGGATCACGAACACCAGCATGTTGATCAGCCCGACGCCGATGCCTCCGTACACGTCGTTCAGGAACATGCCCAGCTGCGGCACCAGCCCGCCCAGCGGCGTGAACGAATCCAGCATGCCGTTCACGCTGCCGTTACTCGTCTGCGTGGTCAGCGCGGCCCACAGCGCCGTCGCGTCCGCACCCAGGCGCACCTCCTTGCCTTCCATGTTCGGGCCCAGCGCGGACAGACCGGCCAGGGCGGCGTTCGGCATCCGCTCGGCGAGCACCGCGCCCAGCATCAGCGCCGCCGA
This DNA window, taken from Deinococcus radiotolerans, encodes the following:
- the kdpA gene encoding potassium-transporting ATPase subunit KdpA, with protein sequence MDILLTYGLALALALPLGLFMARLMEAPAPRMTAGLLRACGVDAARGMSWRAYVGALLGTNVIVGLVALATYLLQGGLPLNPDGIANLRWDTAVHTMASFITNTNQQHYSGQSGLSYLSQMLGITALQIFTPAVGFAALFAVLRGLRGDAHLGNYFLDVTRGAALLTVSSAVLALLLTWQGVPSTFAGARTATLVQPQTVGGQAVTTQTIPVGPVAPMVAIKQLGTNGGGWYGPNSTVPLENPTPLSNLLETVSIILFPLALVVATGRFLRRPRFGLVLMGVMSALSAALMLGAVLAERMPNAALAGLSALGPNMEGKEVRLGADATALWAALTTQTSNGSVNGMLDSFTPLGGLVPQLGMFLNDVYGGIGVGLINMLVFVILTVFVAGLMVGRTPELFGRKIEAPEIKLASLILLLQPLLVLGFTALALANPAVTANSNPGFHGLSQVLYEYNSAFANNGSGFEGLGDNTPWWNLSCALVLLLARFLPIVGPLAIAGLLAAKRAAPEGSGTLRVDTPVFAGMLLSVMLLLQLLNFAPALVLGPVAEQMTLCGSRPGCDPERSKQQPTGRTERRDGQVLSLTGPQWSPAPLTLVKDVTK